A window of Leptotrichia wadei contains these coding sequences:
- a CDS encoding S66 peptidase family protein has product MNFPEPLKHGDKVFLVCTSSPILEEDIEKCKEVVKKLGFEPVLGESLFEDIGGYIAGTPEIRVKDLHRAFADDEVKGIFCVKGGFSASQLLDKLDYELIRSNPKVFVGYSDVTNLNIVFNQKCNLGTFHGPMVKSNMFSDFNDFTKKSFLDVLNKKKGERWKFKNPMDVKSGMEKEISLLYKKNFENKKINGEIIGGNLSIIVTTLGTDYEIDTKGKIFFIEEIEEEISRIDRMMTHLKYAGKFDDCNGILFGNFAGCENTYGENYELMDLLKNFFKDYEKPVIYGLESGHEKPDLATIPLGAKCIVEITEDKNEIYFEK; this is encoded by the coding sequence ATGAATTTTCCAGAACCATTGAAACATGGGGATAAAGTATTTTTAGTTTGTACTTCTTCACCTATTTTGGAGGAAGATATTGAGAAATGTAAGGAAGTTGTGAAAAAACTGGGATTTGAACCTGTGTTAGGGGAGAGCCTTTTTGAGGATATTGGGGGATATATAGCGGGAACACCTGAAATTAGAGTAAAGGATTTGCATAGAGCTTTTGCTGATGATGAGGTTAAGGGGATTTTTTGTGTGAAGGGTGGATTTAGTGCTTCACAGCTTTTGGATAAGTTGGATTATGAATTGATAAGGAGTAATCCGAAGGTTTTTGTGGGATATAGTGATGTTACTAATTTAAATATTGTTTTTAATCAGAAGTGTAATTTAGGAACTTTTCATGGACCGATGGTGAAATCGAATATGTTTAGTGATTTTAATGATTTTACAAAAAAATCTTTTTTGGATGTTTTAAATAAGAAAAAAGGTGAAAGATGGAAATTTAAAAATCCGATGGATGTGAAAAGTGGAATGGAAAAGGAAATTTCACTTTTGTATAAAAAGAATTTTGAAAATAAAAAAATAAATGGTGAAATAATTGGAGGAAATTTATCAATAATTGTTACAACTTTGGGAACCGATTATGAAATTGATACGAAGGGGAAAATATTTTTTATTGAGGAAATTGAGGAGGAAATAAGCAGGATTGATAGAATGATGACTCATTTGAAGTATGCTGGAAAATTTGATGATTGTAATGGGATTTTATTTGGGAATTTTGCAGGATGTGAGAATACTTATGGGGAAAATTATGAGCTGATGGATCTTTTGAAGAATTTTTTTAAAGATTACGAAAAACCTGTAATTTATGGACTTGAAAGTGGACATGAAAAGCCTGACTTGGCAACAATACCGCTTGGAGCGAAATGTATTGTAGAAATTACAGAAGATAAAAATGAAATTTATTTTGAAAAATAA
- a CDS encoding YhcH/YjgK/YiaL family protein, with protein MIFTNINDKLQNSSLTKDIQFCIDYAVKNRNKILLLENGSYDVDYNGIKMNVGKYFTKREEEKFWESHKKYLDVQIMIDGSERVAINDIRNMREKSFDSERDLVILDGDKMFDVIIENGDVLVFFPNDVHKPELDILDFGNENEKKIVTKVVFKIEIGK; from the coding sequence ATGATTTTTACAAATATAAATGATAAACTACAAAATAGCAGTTTAACAAAGGATATTCAATTTTGTATTGATTATGCTGTAAAAAATAGAAATAAGATTTTATTGCTTGAAAATGGAAGCTATGATGTTGATTACAATGGAATTAAGATGAATGTAGGGAAATATTTTACGAAAAGGGAAGAAGAAAAATTTTGGGAAAGTCATAAAAAATATTTGGATGTACAAATTATGATTGATGGAAGTGAAAGAGTTGCGATTAATGATATTCGGAATATGAGGGAAAAAAGTTTTGATTCTGAAAGAGATTTGGTTATTTTAGATGGAGATAAGATGTTTGATGTAATTATTGAAAATGGAGATGTGCTTGTGTTTTTTCCAAATGATGTTCATAAGCCTGAACTTGATATTTTGGATTTTGGAAATGAAAATGAAAAGAAAATTGTTACAAAAGTTGTTTTTAAAATTGAGATTGGAAAGTAA
- a CDS encoding tRNA dihydrouridine synthase produces the protein MKIYTAPMAGITDYSFRKILKKFEPDFMFTEMVNSNLLNREDGTTINELLKYDDKEKTGTQIFGGDRNELVSGIFKLKDFGFRKININMGCPQPKIIKNGAGSALLENFELVEKVLLETKDIEADISLKIRVGYKEFQNPDIFLKLANKYNLDFICVHGRTQEQMYSGTANWEIVERLSKMPRNIDFFGNGDLFDPFEIKQKISFCNLDGIMLSRGIIGNPWLILQTREFLKSGKINTIQTFDETKSIVLEHLENIEENKGKIKAVLEINKFLRPYFKKFWEKNLNKNSEIVTVEDFYDENLKGKIDKIILEKEILEKIKMIKQL, from the coding sequence ATGAAAATATATACTGCTCCGATGGCGGGCATTACTGATTATTCTTTTAGAAAAATACTTAAAAAATTTGAGCCTGATTTTATGTTTACTGAAATGGTGAATTCTAATTTATTGAATCGAGAAGATGGGACTACTATAAATGAGCTTTTGAAATATGATGATAAAGAAAAAACGGGGACTCAAATTTTTGGTGGGGATAGAAATGAGCTGGTTTCTGGAATTTTTAAATTAAAAGATTTTGGATTTAGGAAAATTAATATAAATATGGGGTGTCCACAGCCTAAGATTATAAAAAATGGGGCAGGGTCGGCACTTTTAGAAAATTTTGAGCTAGTTGAGAAAGTGCTTTTGGAAACAAAGGATATTGAGGCTGATATTTCTTTAAAAATCCGTGTTGGATATAAGGAGTTTCAAAATCCTGATATTTTTTTGAAATTGGCAAATAAATATAATCTTGATTTTATCTGCGTTCACGGACGGACTCAAGAACAGATGTATTCTGGAACTGCAAATTGGGAAATTGTAGAAAGATTAAGCAAGATGCCAAGAAATATAGATTTTTTTGGAAACGGAGACTTATTTGATCCTTTTGAAATAAAACAGAAAATATCTTTTTGCAATCTTGATGGAATAATGCTTTCACGTGGAATAATTGGAAATCCTTGGCTAATCTTACAAACAAGGGAATTCCTAAAATCTGGGAAAATAAATACAATTCAGACTTTTGATGAAACAAAATCAATTGTTTTGGAACATTTGGAAAATATTGAGGAAAATAAGGGAAAAATAAAGGCTGTGCTGGAAATAAATAAGTTTTTGCGACCATATTTTAAGAAATTTTGGGAGAAAAATTTGAATAAAAATAGCGAAATTGTTACAGTTGAGGATTTTTATGATGAAAATTTGAAAGGTAAAATTGATAAAATTATTTTGGAAAAAGAGATTCTGGAAAAAATAAAAATGATAAAACAGCTGTAA
- a CDS encoding OmpA family protein — MKKVLAITMLSLLALVSCTTATDGTRKVSKTGIGAGIGAAAGAAIGQAIGKDTKGTLIGTAGGAAIGAAIGNIFDRQEKELRDKLKGTGVDVKRTGEGEIKLTAPENITFDTNSYVVKPQFRNTLDSVATVLNTYPDSTIVVSGHTDTTGNDTINNPLSVNRASSVASYLESQGILASRITSRGYGSKQPIASNATEAGRAQNRRVEIAIIANQK; from the coding sequence ATGAAAAAAGTATTGGCAATTACTATGTTATCATTATTAGCATTGGTTTCTTGTACAACTGCTACTGATGGAACTAGAAAAGTTAGTAAAACTGGAATTGGTGCAGGAATTGGTGCGGCTGCAGGAGCTGCTATTGGACAAGCTATTGGGAAAGATACAAAAGGTACATTGATTGGTACAGCTGGAGGAGCTGCCATTGGTGCGGCTATTGGAAATATTTTTGACAGACAAGAAAAGGAATTAAGAGATAAATTAAAAGGTACTGGTGTAGATGTAAAAAGAACTGGTGAAGGTGAAATCAAATTGACAGCACCTGAAAACATTACTTTTGACACAAACAGCTACGTAGTTAAACCACAATTTAGAAATACATTGGATTCGGTGGCAACTGTGTTAAACACTTATCCTGATTCAACAATTGTAGTTTCAGGACATACTGATACAACAGGAAATGATACAATTAACAATCCACTTTCTGTAAATCGTGCAAGTTCAGTAGCATCTTATCTTGAATCACAAGGGATTTTAGCTTCAAGAATAACTTCACGTGGTTATGGAAGCAAACAGCCAATTGCAAGTAATGCGACAGAAGCTGGGAGAGCTCAAAATAGAAGAGTTGAAATTGCTATAATTGCAAATCAAAAATAA
- a CDS encoding Na/Pi cotransporter family protein, whose translation MNAINYQQMAFGFLGGLGLFLFCIKYMGDGLQMAAGDRLRYILDKYTTSPFLGVLVGILVTALIQSSSGTSVITIGLVGAGLLTLRQAIGIIMGANIGTTITTFIIGFNITEYALPILFLGAACLFFIKNNFINNLGRILFGFGGIFFALTLMSKAMEPLKHLPAFTELTIKLSHSPVLGVFIGTMITMLVQASSATISILQNVYQEHLITLKAALPVLFGDNIGTTITAIIAVIGANTSAKRLALSHTMFNVIGTVFFMIMLSPFSIFVETMSKILHLNPKVTIAFAHGSFNIITTVLLFPFIGVLEYIVVKLIKEKDEDVVEHQPRFLDAALIHTPAIALGQVKQEMLSMISIAVKNLSRSIDFFHEHNEKVAEKVEKTEEAINNIDQEITKYLTTLSQEHITEKDGEEISMYLDMCRDVERIGDHAIGIVRDVRYEIKKKLVFTETAHKEVQKLFLISKEIIETAEAALKNDDTEKAFTVVDLHNKLYAKEKEVRKAHIKRVSKQECDVKAGLYYIDVVSHFTRIGDHARNLVEKMIENKTVK comes from the coding sequence ATGAATGCGATTAATTATCAGCAAATGGCATTTGGATTTTTAGGTGGATTAGGATTATTTCTATTCTGTATAAAATATATGGGAGATGGGCTGCAAATGGCGGCAGGAGACAGGCTTAGATATATTTTGGATAAATATACGACTTCACCGTTTTTAGGGGTTCTAGTTGGAATACTTGTAACAGCGTTAATACAATCAAGTTCAGGTACATCAGTTATTACAATTGGATTAGTTGGAGCAGGTCTTTTAACTTTGCGGCAAGCTATCGGAATTATTATGGGTGCCAATATTGGTACGACAATTACAACATTTATTATTGGATTTAATATTACCGAATATGCATTGCCAATATTATTTTTAGGAGCGGCATGTCTATTTTTTATAAAAAATAATTTTATAAATAATTTAGGTAGGATTTTATTTGGGTTTGGGGGAATATTCTTTGCATTGACTTTGATGTCTAAAGCAATGGAACCGCTTAAACATTTGCCAGCATTTACAGAATTGACAATAAAACTTAGTCATAGTCCAGTTTTAGGGGTATTTATTGGAACAATGATTACAATGCTTGTTCAGGCTTCGAGTGCTACAATTAGTATTCTGCAGAATGTCTATCAAGAGCATCTTATAACATTAAAAGCTGCACTGCCTGTTCTTTTTGGTGATAATATTGGAACAACAATAACAGCTATAATCGCAGTAATTGGAGCTAATACTTCAGCAAAGAGGCTTGCATTGTCACATACAATGTTTAACGTCATTGGAACAGTATTTTTTATGATTATGTTATCGCCATTTTCAATTTTTGTAGAAACAATGTCAAAAATTCTTCATTTGAATCCGAAGGTTACAATAGCATTTGCACATGGTTCATTTAATATCATAACAACAGTTCTGTTATTTCCATTTATTGGTGTTCTAGAATATATTGTCGTAAAATTGATTAAAGAAAAAGATGAGGATGTTGTAGAACATCAACCACGATTTTTGGATGCGGCGCTAATTCATACACCAGCGATTGCATTGGGTCAAGTAAAACAAGAAATGTTATCAATGATTTCAATTGCAGTAAAAAATCTTAGCAGATCAATTGATTTTTTCCATGAACATAATGAAAAAGTTGCTGAAAAGGTGGAAAAAACAGAAGAAGCAATAAATAATATTGATCAGGAAATTACAAAATATTTGACAACATTGTCACAGGAACATATAACTGAAAAAGATGGAGAAGAAATTAGCATGTATCTAGATATGTGCCGTGATGTGGAACGTATTGGAGATCATGCGATTGGAATTGTAAGAGATGTCAGATATGAAATTAAGAAAAAACTGGTATTTACTGAAACAGCTCATAAAGAAGTGCAAAAATTATTTTTAATTTCAAAAGAAATAATAGAAACAGCTGAAGCAGCACTTAAAAACGATGATACAGAAAAAGCCTTTACAGTAGTTGATTTGCATAATAAACTTTATGCAAAAGAAAAAGAAGTAAGAAAGGCTCATATAAAACGTGTGAGCAAGCAAGAATGTGATGTAAAAGCTGGACTTTACTATATAGATGTTGTATCTCATTTTACAAGAATTGGAGATCATGCCAGAAACTTAGTTGAAAAAATGATTGAAAATAAAACTGTTAAATAA
- a CDS encoding adenylosuccinate synthase, whose protein sequence is MENNTFVIVGTQWGDEGKGKIIDVLSPKADYVVRFQGGNNAGHTVVVNDEKFILHLLPSGIINSAGKCIIGAGVVVDIEVLLQEIDELEKRGKKLDNLFIDERAHVIMPYHIEIDKAKEEAMGKNKIGTTQRGIGPCYIDKIARNGIRIGDLLEPERFRDKLTWNVNEKNDMLVRYGKGTFNLEELYDKFMKLAEKIKFRIIDAVVEINEGIEEGKVVLFEGAQALMLDIDYGTYPYVTSSSPTSGGVTVGTGVAPTKISRVLGVMKAYTTRVGEGPFPTELENKDGETLRKVGHEFGATTGRPRRCGWLDLVIGKYAVLIDGLTDIVLTKLDVLTGFEKIKVAVGYEIDGKVCYSYPGNLRKSKDLKVIYEELDGWNEDITQIKNYEDLPENCKKYIEYIENKLKCRVSMISVGPERSQNIYRYDLGEFVK, encoded by the coding sequence ATGGAAAATAATACTTTTGTAATTGTGGGAACACAATGGGGAGATGAAGGAAAAGGTAAAATAATTGATGTTTTATCTCCAAAAGCAGATTATGTAGTTAGGTTTCAAGGTGGAAACAATGCTGGACATACAGTTGTTGTAAATGACGAGAAATTCATTTTACATTTGTTGCCATCAGGAATAATAAATTCAGCTGGAAAATGTATAATTGGAGCTGGAGTTGTAGTGGATATTGAAGTTTTGCTGCAAGAAATAGATGAATTGGAAAAAAGAGGGAAAAAATTAGATAATTTATTTATTGATGAAAGAGCTCATGTAATTATGCCTTATCATATTGAAATTGATAAGGCGAAAGAAGAAGCAATGGGTAAAAACAAAATTGGTACTACTCAAAGAGGGATTGGACCTTGCTACATCGATAAAATTGCTAGAAATGGAATTAGAATTGGAGATTTATTGGAGCCAGAAAGATTTAGAGATAAACTTACTTGGAATGTAAATGAAAAAAATGATATGTTAGTTAGATATGGTAAAGGAACTTTCAATTTGGAAGAACTTTATGATAAATTTATGAAACTTGCTGAAAAGATTAAATTTAGAATAATTGATGCGGTTGTGGAAATTAATGAAGGGATTGAAGAAGGAAAAGTTGTACTTTTTGAAGGTGCACAAGCGTTAATGCTTGATATTGATTATGGAACTTACCCTTACGTAACTTCGTCATCGCCAACATCTGGAGGAGTAACAGTCGGAACAGGAGTCGCTCCAACAAAAATCTCAAGAGTGCTTGGAGTTATGAAAGCTTACACAACAAGAGTTGGAGAAGGGCCTTTCCCGACAGAATTGGAAAATAAGGATGGAGAAACTTTGAGAAAAGTTGGACATGAATTTGGTGCGACAACTGGGCGTCCAAGAAGATGTGGATGGCTTGACTTGGTAATTGGGAAATATGCAGTGTTAATTGACGGCTTGACAGACATTGTATTGACAAAATTAGATGTATTGACTGGATTTGAAAAAATTAAAGTTGCAGTTGGTTATGAAATTGATGGAAAAGTTTGTTACTCATATCCTGGAAACTTGAGAAAATCTAAAGACTTGAAAGTAATTTACGAAGAATTGGATGGATGGAATGAAGATATTACTCAAATAAAAAATTACGAAGACTTGCCTGAAAATTGTAAAAAATATATTGAATATATTGAAAATAAATTGAAATGCCGTGTTTCAATGATTTCAGTTGGACCTGAAAGAAGTCAGAATATTTACAGATATGATTTAGGAGAATTTGTAAAATAG
- a CDS encoding tetratricopeptide repeat protein has protein sequence MKKVLISIVFLISINVFADINSEIKNLKQLKVDNEFIEGYKKAVNEFSSTKKLSDKYMAEYLNIGMIYLKNSKYDEAIELYNRILKSNLKNVSTNYWAYYGISSAYFYKKDFKNSFEYGKKAIEMDIKQKKELPFIPKDEMEDYRRRNLAERIFLSGYSQEKYEEILNIFLETIKDENYKNVISKDEVIIKTLVSATMQIRKKDEKLSDKYLKELEKLKIFKVVKVD, from the coding sequence ATGAAAAAAGTTTTAATTTCAATCGTATTTTTAATTTCAATAAATGTATTTGCAGATATTAATAGTGAAATAAAAAATTTGAAGCAACTTAAAGTAGATAATGAATTTATTGAAGGATATAAAAAGGCAGTAAATGAATTTTCTTCTACGAAAAAATTATCTGACAAATATATGGCAGAATATCTTAATATCGGTATGATTTATTTAAAAAATTCAAAATATGATGAAGCAATAGAGCTGTATAATAGAATTTTAAAGAGTAATTTAAAAAATGTAAGTACTAATTATTGGGCTTATTATGGAATTTCATCTGCGTATTTTTACAAAAAGGATTTTAAAAATTCATTTGAGTATGGGAAAAAAGCGATAGAAATGGATATTAAGCAGAAAAAAGAATTACCGTTCATTCCAAAAGATGAAATGGAAGATTATAGAAGAAGAAATTTAGCAGAAAGAATTTTTTTATCAGGATACTCACAAGAAAAATATGAAGAAATATTAAATATATTTTTAGAAACAATCAAAGACGAAAATTATAAAAATGTTATTTCAAAAGATGAGGTAATAATAAAAACATTAGTGAGTGCAACGATGCAAATCAGGAAAAAAGATGAAAAACTTTCTGATAAGTATTTGAAAGAATTAGAAAAGTTAAAAATTTTTAAAGTTGTCAAAGTTGATTAA
- the purB gene encoding adenylosuccinate lyase yields the protein MTDMSIYSNPLAERYSSKEMLHIFSPEFKFRTWRKLWINLAEAEKELGLDFITDEQIEELKKYKDDVDFEVAAKFEKKLRHDVMAHVHTYGEQAKNARKIIHLGATSAYVGDNTDLIQIKEGLLVVKRRMLTLIEKMRDFALEYKDLPTLGFTHFQAAQLTTVGKRATLWLHSLLLDFEELEFRLENLRFRGVKGTTGTQASFKELFEGDFEKVKQLDELVTEKAGFSKKQGVSGQTYDRKVDAQILNLLSNIAQSSHKFTNDFRLLQHLKELEEPFEKNQIGSSAMAYKRNPMRSERISSLAKYVISSSQTGALVFATQWFERTLDDSASKRLSIPQAFLAVDAILIIWLNIMDGVVVYPKVIETNIQRELPFMATENIIMESVKKGMDRQEVHEIIRELSMEETKEIKLNGKPNRLIDRIIKDGRLGLKAEDMEGILVSANYTGFAGQQTEDFVKNEINPILDKYKDEIVEDREELRV from the coding sequence ATGACAGATATGAGCATATATTCAAATCCGTTGGCGGAAAGATATTCTAGTAAGGAGATGTTGCACATTTTTTCACCTGAGTTTAAGTTTAGAACTTGGAGAAAATTGTGGATAAATTTGGCTGAGGCTGAAAAAGAGCTTGGGCTTGATTTTATTACTGATGAACAAATTGAGGAACTTAAAAAATATAAAGATGATGTGGATTTTGAAGTTGCAGCAAAATTTGAGAAAAAGTTAAGACACGATGTGATGGCTCATGTGCATACTTATGGAGAACAGGCGAAAAATGCAAGAAAAATTATTCATTTGGGAGCGACAAGTGCATATGTTGGGGATAATACTGATTTGATTCAAATTAAGGAAGGGCTTTTGGTTGTTAAAAGAAGAATGCTTACTTTGATTGAAAAAATGAGAGATTTTGCATTGGAATATAAAGACTTGCCGACTTTAGGATTTACTCATTTCCAAGCGGCACAGCTTACTACTGTTGGAAAAAGAGCGACATTGTGGCTTCATTCGTTACTTCTTGATTTTGAGGAATTGGAATTTAGATTAGAAAACTTGAGATTTAGAGGAGTTAAAGGAACTACTGGTACACAGGCTAGTTTTAAAGAATTGTTTGAAGGAGATTTTGAAAAAGTAAAACAATTGGATGAATTGGTTACTGAAAAAGCTGGATTTAGCAAAAAACAAGGTGTTTCAGGACAGACTTACGATAGAAAAGTAGATGCGCAAATCTTGAATTTATTGTCAAATATTGCTCAATCTTCTCATAAATTTACGAACGATTTTAGATTGCTTCAACATTTGAAGGAATTAGAAGAGCCATTTGAAAAAAATCAAATTGGGTCAAGTGCGATGGCATACAAGAGAAATCCAATGAGAAGTGAAAGAATTTCATCACTTGCAAAATATGTAATTTCAAGCTCACAAACAGGTGCATTAGTTTTTGCAACACAATGGTTTGAAAGAACATTGGACGATTCTGCAAGTAAAAGACTTTCAATTCCGCAAGCATTTTTAGCAGTGGACGCAATTTTGATTATTTGGCTTAACATCATGGATGGAGTTGTTGTTTATCCAAAAGTAATTGAAACAAACATTCAAAGAGAGTTACCTTTTATGGCAACTGAAAACATCATTATGGAATCAGTAAAAAAAGGAATGGATAGACAGGAAGTTCATGAAATCATAAGAGAACTTTCGATGGAAGAAACAAAGGAAATTAAATTGAATGGGAAGCCTAACAGATTGATTGACAGAATTATAAAAGACGGTAGATTAGGTCTGAAAGCAGAAGATATGGAAGGAATCTTGGTTTCTGCTAATTATACTGGATTTGCTGGGCAGCAGACTGAAGATTTTGTGAAGAATGAGATTAATCCGATTTTAGATAAGTATAAGGATGAGATTGTGGAGGATAGAGAGGAATTAAGGGTTTAA
- a CDS encoding tetratricopeptide repeat protein — MKSKILLIFSLFMLSLNAFSNPNSNEKFKLAKSYLEQKEYVKAEKIYLELAKEKDIHAMYNLGYLYMEQGKIVEGEKYYKMAADMGYDDAMYNLAMFYDRQKDFVKEKLYLEKLAVKNQNDAIFQLAIIYRQEGNYQKADELYKKLLKAKYQESEVFYNLGVSCYYQKKYDEAEKYFLKAIELGNNDDPKYNLGILYKVQGKFTQAKKYLIPLAQKGKIDAMINTGAIYRDEKDYKNAKKYYKMAMDKGSREAEAEYNTILIMEEHGL, encoded by the coding sequence ATGAAAAGTAAAATATTATTAATTTTTTCACTCTTCATGCTCTCTCTTAATGCTTTTTCAAATCCAAATTCTAATGAGAAATTTAAATTGGCAAAATCATATTTGGAACAGAAAGAATATGTTAAAGCTGAAAAGATATATTTGGAATTGGCTAAGGAAAAAGATATTCATGCGATGTATAATTTAGGTTATCTTTATATGGAGCAAGGAAAAATAGTGGAAGGTGAAAAATATTATAAAATGGCTGCTGATATGGGGTATGATGATGCGATGTATAATCTAGCGATGTTTTACGATAGACAAAAAGATTTTGTTAAAGAAAAATTATATCTAGAAAAATTGGCTGTGAAAAATCAAAATGATGCAATATTCCAATTGGCTATAATTTACAGGCAGGAAGGAAACTATCAGAAGGCAGATGAACTTTATAAAAAATTATTAAAAGCAAAATATCAAGAAAGTGAAGTTTTTTATAATTTAGGGGTTTCTTGTTATTATCAAAAAAAATACGATGAAGCAGAAAAATATTTTTTAAAAGCAATAGAATTAGGTAATAATGATGATCCAAAATATAATTTAGGTATCTTATATAAAGTTCAAGGAAAATTTACACAAGCTAAAAAATATTTAATACCACTTGCTCAAAAAGGAAAAATAGATGCAATGATAAATACGGGAGCAATTTATCGAGATGAAAAAGATTATAAGAATGCTAAAAAATATTATAAAATGGCGATGGATAAAGGTTCACGAGAAGCAGAGGCGGAATACAACACTATATTGATAATGGAAGAACACGGATTATAA
- a CDS encoding very short patch repair endonuclease codes for MKKKKPLTRSQNMARIKSKNTKPEIYIRKLLYKMGYRYRVNYSQLPGTPDIFILKYNTAIFVNGCFWHRHKNCKIATFPKTHAEYWEKKFRRNVERDIEVREKLFEMDISVITIWECEINKMQRNEKYKEKYLKILKDRIERVFNYEEKDISVQMEIAEESMQ; via the coding sequence ATGAAAAAGAAAAAACCTCTCACAAGAAGCCAGAACATGGCAAGAATAAAATCAAAAAATACAAAACCTGAAATCTATATCCGCAAATTGCTTTATAAAATGGGATATAGATACAGAGTAAACTATTCACAGCTTCCAGGAACGCCTGATATTTTTATTTTGAAATATAATACTGCGATATTTGTGAACGGATGCTTCTGGCATAGGCATAAAAATTGTAAAATTGCAACTTTTCCTAAGACGCATGCTGAATATTGGGAAAAGAAGTTTAGGAGAAATGTAGAGAGGGATATTGAGGTTCGTGAGAAGCTTTTTGAGATGGATATTAGTGTCATTACGATTTGGGAATGTGAAATTAATAAAATGCAGCGAAATGAAAAATACAAGGAAAAATATTTGAAAATTCTGAAGGATAGAATTGAAAGAGTCTTTAATTATGAAGAAAAGGATATTTCAGTGCAGATGGAGATTGCAGAAGAAAGCATGCAATAA
- a CDS encoding DUF4125 family protein, which yields MEIEVSKKESFIRQILKREWEFFQNVHHTEGRAECQDNPQEFEIMRRSQWETLPDEILESYLEDLILAKHRGENIVQDKYARMMKYSAPKEYEVIKNYLPEIPQEKKELIKKIVKIYLHWEEEIIEKYPKLTAKGRPLHSQYDTPNYTSIETYLKGELSSYSIKTLKLYYEYIQNCVSNNINLAENNLENIVLEKGYETIEEAEESL from the coding sequence ATGGAAATAGAAGTTAGTAAAAAAGAAAGTTTTATTAGACAAATTTTAAAAAGAGAATGGGAATTTTTTCAAAATGTGCATCATACAGAAGGAAGAGCAGAATGTCAAGATAATCCACAGGAATTTGAAATTATGAGAAGAAGCCAATGGGAAACATTGCCTGATGAAATCTTGGAAAGTTATCTGGAAGACTTGATTTTAGCAAAACACCGTGGCGAAAACATCGTTCAGGATAAATATGCCAGAATGATGAAATATAGTGCCCCAAAAGAATATGAAGTAATCAAAAACTATTTACCTGAAATTCCCCAAGAAAAAAAAGAATTAATCAAAAAAATAGTAAAAATTTACTTACATTGGGAAGAGGAAATAATAGAGAAATATCCAAAACTTACCGCAAAAGGTCGTCCTTTACACTCACAATACGATACTCCAAACTATACTTCAATTGAAACTTATTTAAAGGGAGAATTGTCTTCATATTCAATAAAAACTTTAAAATTATATTACGAATATATCCAAAACTGCGTTTCAAATAATATAAATTTAGCAGAAAATAATTTGGAAAATATTGTTCTAGAAAAAGGATACGAAACAATTGAAGAAGCAGAAGAAAGTTTGTAA